In Spea bombifrons isolate aSpeBom1 chromosome 9, aSpeBom1.2.pri, whole genome shotgun sequence, the genomic stretch CGGGAAGTCCATGGCACGGTGGGCTCTAAGGTCACCCTGTCCTGCACGTTCTGGTCAAGCGAATGGATTTCCGACGATATTTCTGTGAGCTGGCACTACCAGCCCGATAACAGCCGGGACACGTACTCGGTAAGACACATCGCACCTTTCAGGAGACCAAAGCTCACCGAGAGCCATCATAAAATGTCCACATCAGCACGGGGCGTTTTGGCTAATAAGAAGTCACTGCTGGGGTCAATAAATGGACCTGTTCCCATATAGAAGGTAGACATGGAGGGGGGAAACAAAGTGAGACCCCTTTCTTTAAGCAATATGTTTTAGGCTCCAAAGGACTCTCTGAAGACATGTTTTGCCCATCTGAGATGAAGTCCTTCAAGCATTAAAGATGTCTTCTTCTGGTATTTGTCTGGTTTGAGAGATGAAGATAATAAGCTAACATCTCTCTCCCCCATTAGATATTTCATTACGCCAAGGGTCAGCCCTACATTGATGACACAGGGGTGTTTAAAGACCGCATCGAGTGGATTGGATACCCAAAGAGCAAGGATGGATCCATTGTCCTCCGCAACCTGGAATACACAGACAACGGCACCTTCACCTGCGACGTAAAGAACCCGCCCGATGTCGTGGGGAAGTCTTCTTACGTTCACCTTCTCGTCTATGACAAAGGTGAGATTCCTTCTGCCTGGACTCTCTTCCCAAACGCTAAAGCAGGATGAATCGGGACTTTATTGCTTGCGTGACCCTATAATTCCAAGAGATTGGAGAGGAGAAGAACATCTTCAGCAGGAAGTGAAGGGTGCAGCAGCGTACTGCTTCCCCGAGATTACTCCGACGTTATAACTTAGACTAAACTCTGTCTCTGTCTTGGCAGGTCCAGTCCGTGCGGGAATGGTTTTGGGCATCATCATCGGAGCTGTACTCGCCCTGGTTATCGTCGTGGCCCTCATTGCCTACGCAATCCGCTACTGCTGGCTGAGGAGGCAGGCCCGGATGCAGCGGGAAATCAGGTAGCTCCTCAAATGTGTTCTTACTGGCTCTTGTTACCAAAAGTCTAACAACAGACTGCCAAATAAATGCTATTTTCAGTGCCGTAGAGTATAGGCTGATATTTTGTAACATTGTCCTTACGGAGTTCCACCTGCATACTTCTAGGCAGTGTACCTGGACCTAGCATTGGAATTGTTGGGTTGTTGAAGAGTATACTCATAGATTGTGGACCTCACTCCTTTACCTGCAGAACCTGATGGTCCAAAGTGATTTTATCTACTCCTAGGTCCTCCCTTTAGCTCGCCAGCTATTAAGTTGCACTACTAGAGGCTGCCTATCTTGGCACGCTCcttctaaatatattctatgtCTTCTGTTTGCAGCGCTCTAGAAAGAGGGAAGCTTCACAAACCATCCAAAGACTCCTCCAAGCGTAGCAGACAGGTAAGATCCAACGTTAAAACTCACACACCAGAGGAAGATTTGGGCTTCGGATCTCTGGTCAGTTTAGGGTTTTAGAATCAGAGGCGTTTTGAGCTTCTGTCAATGAGAGCCCGTTGAGTCGCACTGAAGAACCAAGTGTGTTATTTTGAAAAAGATATCCTCTCTGATAAACCACTCCGTAGTACTGACGACTTGCAGCCAAAGGAACTACATTTGTTccataaatgtatcattttatgtTTCAATGGTTTCCCTCCAAGGATATTTTGACCCAAAAAGACATTATTGGACTTTATGCTGagctttttttatgaaacaaaaccTAATTTCTGCGTATCTTCTACCTTCTCTAGACTCCCATCCTGTATGCCATGTTAGACCAGACCAGGAGCACCAAGGCCAGCGATAAGAAGTCCAAGGGAGGCATCGGGGACTCTCGCAAAGATCGGAAATAGCAATTAGCAGGCAGGGAAGGTACACACAAGGCAGATGAGGAGTCCCCCCGCAGTTCCAAGGTGGTCTACACTATCGAGATGGAAATGAGGGGGGACGAAGGTGAGGATCAACCCCACAGAGGTGCTGTAAAGTCTCCCAGCAAGAACAGCCTCAAAAATGCCTTAAAGAACCTAATTAAAAGTGATTCAGAGAAACAAACCTAATTCACGTAGGAGCACTGGGGATTTGGGGGATAGGTGAGGATTCCAAAGGAGATATGTCAACAGAGAACATGGAACACCGTAACTCAACATTAGAGTTTGGTCAACTGCGACCTCCCCAACATCTGGAGGTTCCGGCTGCCCAACCATGTTCCATCCACCTTCTCCCACTGCTCCCAAATCCTCACTGGTCCTTTCAAATGCCTTTAAATAACATGCTGTGTGTCGAGCGTATACCATCGCGTACCTTTCCCTGCGGGAAACTTGCAAGAACTTTCCGAGTAAACAAGGATCAAAGTAGGACTCTTCTGCGATGCAGGGATCTGGTTCCCCTCCCAAGGGGAGACTGCAGTGCTTAGGCACGGTCTCCCTCCTGGCAATACACTAATAGGAGTGATAATATGATCAAGGCCTGGCAACATAATTACACGGGGAATGGTAAAGGAGGGTTACGTTTCTGGGTCTCCCTCAGTGTAGACGTTCAGGTCTCCAGATGGAGGGCCATTACTGGGAATGCCCGGCCAGCCTGGATCATATCATCCTCAGCTGCATTGAGTTCAGTACTGTATCATAATAACCCCCCCTAGCAATGTATTTTGGGATTTGGGGTATAACCGAGGACAAACATGGGGTCTCACCGAGCCGCGGTGGGTACTGGGTCTTTATTTTGTTGCACCAAAGCCTACAGCTTAAATCTCTTGCAAATAACAAATCAGGCGCAGAAAGGAACCGGAAGTAAAGACCTCAACCTGCTCTTGGTAGAGAAACCATGCGCATGTCCAAAAAGTTCACCGTATTGTGAAGGTACAAATATTGCCTTTTCTAGCCTCTCTCTAGGGCAATATTTCTACAGTCTACTTGACCCCCTTTGCTGTTCTCAGGGCAGTGAAGGGGGTTATATGTTCCCTGTCCGCTGTTAGATGATGCGAGGTGCGAGCCTCTATCCCCAGCAGTACCCCAAATCCTCAAATGTTGCTTAGTGGGGTAAGAAACGTGAACTAAGGGCAGCTAAGAAGGGTAATATTACCAAGTTCTTCCCTGATTCCTCCAATATTCTTGAGTTCTCTGCAGGCCTCGGGTCTGAAGTTAGCGTAAATgtagtttaatacattttttggagTTTTTATTCAGCCTTAAAGCtgtctttttccctttttttctgcgCTGCTGCAAGGTCCTTAAGTCAAGAAACGGAGATATGATGAAGTTTCTTGGGTTTTCTGtacacataaacatcaaaatgcccccccccaccaaaaagattaaaaatcaCCACTCTTCTGTATTGTGTTCCCGGCCCTGTGTGATTACAAATTAACCGCTTTTTACTATTTGATTTTTAATTGCATGGTatcattctggatttttttcgaTAGCCTATTCACAtcgtacaaataaaaaaaaaaaaaaattgacgtCGTTCGGATGTTGCAATGCATGTTGGGTCGGGCCTCAGTTATCACAATGGAATGGGGCGGAAAAACTTAAGGAGAACACTTACCAGCCGTTGGCGATGTCTCTGGTCCTTAGGGGTCCATTGAGTTAGCATAAAAGCATTCTGGGACATACGgttattatgtattgatttatatagcgccatcatgtcCCACAGCGCTGTAGGTCAACCTTAGTGGTTCGACGGGaagacatttaaccctttgaataccAGAGGCGTAAGGCTTTTGGGCACTCGAGGGGCTGATGGCTCCCCCCAAAGCTCCCCATGGAACCGGGGAGACGCATTTCACGATGCTTTGCTTTCTATCTGCTGCTTCTTGATCCACCTGTTAATGCAACGTGGTTAGACTGAGGCTATATCTACCCCCCCACACctcttgctatatatatatatgatgtataaaatgtatatacacttAAAAAAGCGATGCGAGAGAACGGTAACGTAATATGCCATGTATGCCCTTCACTTCCCACAACGAACAGccaaaaacaacattaaaaatgttaataaaaactgaCATTTCTGGGAAAACCGTTCTGTGCCTTGTCTTTTCTCATTGACCCATTTATCCATATGTGTCGAGTCTGGGGAGCCTCGGGCCAACGCGGGCCCTGTATGGAAATTTGTGTGAGTGCCAGCCCTTTCCTTCTAGAAAAAGAATCTGACGGCATCTAGAAAACAAGGGCATCGGGGTGGGTGCACAGGGAATTGGGGCCCAAACAGGGACTGGTTATACTTAACAGGGACACTCGGCATGGGTGAGAGCTATGCTATACATTTTCCTCTTCCCTGGCTTCTTCTGAATGGCTTCATATTCAGGCAAACGAGAAAAGGTCCAGAcatttgaaatcatttttattatttaaacatgcTAAAATAATCAAAGAATATGTATACAGTCTCAGAAAAACCATGGCTGGGGGGTAATGAAGCCTACAGGAAAGGTGCATGGGATTAAAAGGGGGCATTTGGGGGGCAACAGTTTTTGTTGGCTGGAGATTCCTGGAGATTTCCTCTGAATCCGTCTTAAAAAgatttgtatattaaaaaaataaataaaaacatttcacgTCAAATCACTTAATAAATCCGAAAAGAGGAAGGTTACCCGGAAACGGCCAGGCGGCTGTATCAGGATCTGCTCATCTTCTTCCCTTTCCTTGTAGAGTTCCTATTAATCATGCTGAATTAGCCGAAACtgttatatttaacaaaaaaaatatttcttacaaataataaaaaaaaacaccctggaGCCTTATTCAATCAATATATCAGCTTTATGTCCTTTCTCAAAAACCTAATGATTTATAtaggaccccccccccttatgtgGCAAGAGtaagatttaatttattataaaatgttgctttaattaaatgtaattaactAATTAACACCCTGCCCTTTATAAGCCTCTATGCCATAGAGTCTATGGGCACATGCATTGATATATTCGTGGTGCTATTACACGGAACAGCCACAAGGGGGAGGTAGTGATAAAGAAATCCGAGCTGTAGGTTTGCAAAGAGCCCGATCCCATTGGTTACTGGATTCTAATGGTACATAGGGGGAGATAGTGTGCGTGTTTGGAGAGATTTGCATACGTGCACCCAAAAGGCAGAATTCATTTACATAAATGTGTCAATTCattaataattactattattttaattatttgaataATAAATTATGCAAAGAAAGCACGTAGTTTGTTGACAGCTTCTTGGCGAGGACATGGAGCTGAAAGCAGGTGGTGGACTATATGGACTATATAtccttatatacatttaaatctataaatatgTACGGTGTACGCCTACCGCAGTCACATGCCTGATCCGCCATGAACCTAAAACCCCCGCACGccagacatttaaatattactTTTCTAATTATAAAAGTCTTTCTTAAGACATATTGTATTGACTCTATACTAAGACTAGGAAGACTATATACAAGATGGCCGCCCCGCGTTACCATGGCTACAGCACCAGGTACGGCCTTGTTATAGGGTAAGCATTCATAATAGCCTAAGGGGAGGGAGACGTGTGAAGAACGGTAGGGGTGCTGCCATGTTGGCGCCCGTCATGTCCGGCGCAGGGGGAAGGATATGAGCCGCCGCACAGTGTTTCCCGCACCAGGCAGTGCAGAGAGGTCACCGGGGAGCCATCGTCCTCACGGGCTGGGGTCCTGCTTTCGTTTCTGGAATCGGCGGAACTTGTTCTGGATTGCCAAGGCTGCCTTCTCTGTCTCCGGGGCATTCAAGTCAATGTCTATTTCCTCCTCTGCTTTCTCGGGACTCCCAGCTTTGTCTACAGGAcggaaaacaacataaaaatggAGTCACCATGAAGGGTGGCTGGATCTGGATAAGGTCCAT encodes the following:
- the MPZ gene encoding myelin protein P0, with amino-acid sequence MAPSGTRSTSWPVLALALLSTLDFSPSLAIEVYTDREVHGTVGSKVTLSCTFWSSEWISDDISVSWHYQPDNSRDTYSIFHYAKGQPYIDDTGVFKDRIEWIGYPKSKDGSIVLRNLEYTDNGTFTCDVKNPPDVVGKSSYVHLLVYDKGPVRAGMVLGIIIGAVLALVIVVALIAYAIRYCWLRRQARMQREISALERGKLHKPSKDSSKRSRQTPILYAMLDQTRSTKASDKKSKGGIGDSRKDRK
- the PCP4L1 gene encoding Purkinje cell protein 4-like protein 1 → MSELRANNELPSPNQASRSEEKDKAGSPEKAEEEIDIDLNAPETEKAALAIQNKFRRFQKRKQDPSP